From one Maridesulfovibrio frigidus DSM 17176 genomic stretch:
- the groL gene encoding chaperonin GroEL (60 kDa chaperone family; promotes refolding of misfolded polypeptides especially under stressful conditions; forms two stacked rings of heptamers to form a barrel-shaped 14mer; ends can be capped by GroES; misfolded proteins enter the barrel where they are refolded when GroES binds) translates to MAKQILFDAKAREKLKIGVDKLADAVKVTLGPKGRNVVIDKSFGSPVITKDGVSVAKEIELKDKFENMGAQMVKEVASKTSDIAGDGTTTATILAQAVFAEGVKLVAAGRNPMAIKRGIDKAVEAIIDHLEVLAKPTRDQKEIAQVGTISANNDVTIGNIIAEAMNKVGKEGVITVEEAKGIDTTLDVVEGMQFDRGYLSPYFVSNAEKMICEMDEPLILVSEKKVSSMKELLPVLEQVAKMSKPLVIIAEDIDGEALATLVVNKLRGTLNVVAVKAPGFGERRKQMLSDIATLTGGSVVSDELGLQLEGVTLEDLGSAKRIVIDKDNTIVVDGAGKVDAIKARVSQIRSEIDDTTSDYDREKLQERLAKIVGGVAVINVGAATETEMKEKKARVEDALNATRAAVEEGIVAGGGTALIRCLPALDAVKPSDDDETAGINIIRRAIEEPLRQIAANAGLEGSVVVEKVKLSKDGHGFNAAIGEYVDLIKAGVIDPKKVTRIALQNAASVAGLLLTTECAIAEKPVKAAADAGMPAGMGGMGGMGGMGGMGGMGGMGGMGGMY, encoded by the coding sequence ATGGCTAAACAGATTCTTTTCGACGCCAAAGCGCGTGAAAAATTAAAAATCGGTGTTGATAAACTTGCCGACGCAGTAAAAGTAACACTCGGACCTAAAGGACGTAATGTCGTAATCGACAAGTCTTTTGGTTCCCCTGTTATCACCAAAGACGGCGTATCCGTTGCTAAAGAAATCGAGCTTAAAGATAAGTTCGAAAACATGGGCGCTCAGATGGTTAAGGAAGTTGCTTCCAAGACTTCTGATATCGCTGGTGACGGTACTACTACTGCAACAATCCTAGCTCAGGCAGTTTTCGCTGAAGGCGTTAAGCTCGTAGCAGCTGGTCGTAACCCAATGGCTATTAAGCGCGGAATCGACAAAGCAGTTGAAGCTATCATCGATCACCTCGAAGTTCTTGCTAAACCAACTCGCGACCAGAAAGAAATCGCACAGGTTGGAACCATTTCTGCTAACAATGACGTAACCATCGGTAACATCATTGCAGAAGCTATGAACAAAGTCGGTAAAGAAGGTGTTATCACCGTTGAAGAAGCTAAAGGCATTGATACAACTCTAGACGTTGTTGAAGGCATGCAGTTTGATCGCGGTTACCTTTCCCCATATTTCGTAAGCAACGCAGAAAAAATGATCTGCGAAATGGATGAGCCTCTCATTCTTGTTAGCGAAAAGAAAGTTTCCAGCATGAAAGAGCTTCTTCCTGTTCTCGAGCAGGTTGCTAAAATGAGCAAGCCTCTCGTAATCATTGCTGAAGACATCGATGGCGAAGCACTTGCAACTCTCGTTGTGAACAAACTCCGCGGAACTTTGAATGTTGTTGCTGTTAAAGCTCCAGGCTTTGGCGAACGCCGCAAACAGATGCTTAGCGACATCGCAACTCTCACTGGCGGATCAGTTGTTTCTGATGAGCTCGGCCTACAGCTTGAAGGTGTAACCCTTGAAGACCTAGGCTCAGCAAAACGCATTGTTATCGACAAAGACAACACCATCGTTGTTGATGGTGCTGGTAAAGTTGACGCTATCAAAGCTCGCGTAAGCCAGATCCGTTCAGAAATCGACGACACTACTTCAGACTACGACCGCGAAAAGCTTCAGGAACGTCTTGCCAAGATCGTTGGCGGAGTTGCTGTAATCAACGTTGGAGCTGCTACTGAAACTGAAATGAAAGAAAAGAAAGCTCGCGTTGAAGATGCACTTAACGCAACTCGCGCTGCTGTAGAAGAAGGCATCGTCGCCGGTGGCGGAACAGCGCTTATTCGCTGTCTCCCAGCTCTAGACGCTGTTAAACCTTCCGACGACGACGAAACTGCAGGTATCAACATCATCCGCCGCGCTATCGAAGAGCCTCTTCGTCAGATCGCAGCAAATGCTGGTCTCGAAGGTTCTGTTGTAGTTGAAAAGGTTAAACTGTCTAAAGACGGTCACGGCTTCAATGCAGCTATCGGTGAATACGTAGACCTCATCAAAGCTGGCGTAATCGATCCTAAAAAGGTTACCCGCATTGCACTCCAGAACGCAGCTTCCGTAGCTGGCCTTCTGCTCACCACTGAATGCGCAATCGCAGAAAAGCCTGTTAAGGCTGCTGCTGACGCAGGCATGCCAGCAGGCATGGGTGGAATGGGCGGCATGGGTGGAATGGGTGGAATGGGCGGAATGGGCGGAATGGGTGGCATGGGCGGAATGTACTAA
- a CDS encoding YegP family protein has product MDGLTLVETDVKKDPTHYYFEVSLDRLGQYRWHLRSSNGNIIADSGQGYTTRQSCENGIKIIQTVSPITLVNHIGKNS; this is encoded by the coding sequence ATGGACGGGCTTACACTAGTAGAAACTGACGTAAAAAAAGACCCTACACACTACTATTTTGAGGTTAGCCTGGATAGGCTGGGCCAATACCGTTGGCATCTAAGATCAAGTAACGGCAATATCATTGCAGACAGTGGACAAGGTTACACTACGAGACAATCCTGCGAGAATGGCATCAAAATAATTCAGACAGTTAGTCCGATCACCTTGGTAAACCACATTGGTAAAAATTCCTAA
- a CDS encoding tetratricopeptide repeat protein produces MSVPKTIKENIARAKAYGLRKDYLRSLYALSISLEELAESQIFGREKFEIEILVDEVFRQLLAMEELKNILPRGLKYSRGNEKRLSLVLRKIHDTIKNAIEKAAVDKMRKQKNQIDKYILTGQKFLEEKDSKSAKKYFRRITEAFPEEHGLLQDVGGRFVKAGFPSDGIEFLERAITQTPSDSRPYISLLLAWETLAEQDKALSVIKDIVRRFGANESIFVRQSKLFLGKRKYAEAYDAAAAALKLNPLSREGKKISDRLGPKIFGRGYKPGSTSRDIKSANAKSAKGGGSKAGAIDLNLGGGSSAPKKTTKKPAAKKPAPSKAIKLDF; encoded by the coding sequence ATGAGTGTACCAAAGACTATTAAAGAGAATATTGCGCGCGCCAAGGCTTATGGTTTGCGTAAAGATTATCTGCGCTCTCTTTACGCCCTCAGTATTTCTCTTGAGGAGTTAGCTGAAAGTCAGATTTTCGGGCGCGAAAAATTTGAAATTGAAATTTTAGTAGACGAAGTTTTTCGTCAGCTTCTGGCCATGGAAGAGCTGAAGAATATCCTTCCACGTGGTTTGAAGTATTCGCGTGGTAATGAAAAGCGTTTGTCTTTAGTTCTTCGTAAAATTCATGATACGATAAAGAATGCTATTGAGAAAGCTGCTGTCGATAAGATGAGAAAGCAGAAAAATCAGATAGATAAATATATTCTGACAGGTCAGAAATTCCTTGAGGAAAAGGATTCTAAGTCCGCTAAAAAATATTTCCGTAGAATTACTGAAGCTTTTCCGGAAGAGCATGGGTTATTGCAGGATGTAGGTGGCAGGTTTGTTAAAGCCGGCTTCCCTAGTGATGGCATAGAATTCCTTGAAAGGGCTATTACGCAAACTCCATCCGACAGCCGACCTTATATTTCCTTGCTGCTTGCTTGGGAAACCCTTGCTGAACAGGACAAAGCTCTTTCAGTTATCAAAGATATTGTGCGCCGTTTTGGTGCTAATGAAAGTATTTTTGTGCGGCAATCTAAGTTGTTTCTTGGGAAACGAAAGTATGCTGAGGCCTATGATGCGGCAGCTGCTGCGCTCAAGCTTAACCCGCTAAGTCGTGAAGGGAAGAAAATTTCTGACCGCTTAGGGCCTAAAATTTTCGGACGAGGCTATAAACCTGGTTCAACTTCTAGAGATATAAAGTCCGCAAATGCTAAGTCAGCAAAGGGTGGAGGATCGAAGGCCGGAGCAATTGATCTTAATTTAGGTGGCGGATCCAGTGCTCCTAAAAAAACAACGAAAAAGCCCGCCGCTAAGAAGCCCGCACCGTCGAAAGCAATCAAACTGGATTTCTAG
- a CDS encoding M48 family metallopeptidase yields the protein MNIYFIIIIFSLTGACLLGIISRQLNRGALSLELPEEFKTTFDPEKYRKSQDYAKAGIGFENVTSSFMTTVTLLFIVWGGFNALDIWAAGFGYGEVVTGLIFFAGLAILSDILSMPFSVYQTFVIEEKFGFNKTNLKTFIVDKIKGYLLGGIIGGILLSGILIFFSAAGQLAWLWCWIFIVVVTLAIQYLAPTLILPLFNKFTPLEEGELKDKIQNFATTNGFEISGIFMIDGSKRSTKANAYFTGFGKKKRIALFDTLINELSTDEIVAVLAHEIGHSKLGHVRKMMIMSMINTGLIFLLMSFFLGNKELFAAFGMQHISIHAGLIFFALLYTPVSIVLSIFSSARSRKHEFEADNFAAATTKNPYALIGALKTLSVSNLSNLTPHPFYVWLEYSHPPVLKRIENLKSQKI from the coding sequence ATGAACATTTATTTTATCATTATCATATTTTCTCTAACTGGAGCATGCCTTTTAGGGATAATTTCTCGCCAGCTTAATCGCGGCGCCCTATCTCTAGAACTCCCTGAAGAATTCAAAACAACATTTGACCCTGAAAAATACCGTAAATCTCAAGATTATGCCAAAGCAGGAATAGGATTTGAGAATGTAACAAGCTCATTTATGACTACTGTTACCCTTCTTTTCATTGTCTGGGGTGGATTTAATGCTCTAGACATCTGGGCAGCCGGCTTCGGTTATGGAGAAGTAGTTACCGGGCTAATCTTTTTCGCAGGGCTTGCCATTTTAAGTGACATTCTTTCGATGCCATTCTCTGTCTACCAAACTTTTGTAATCGAAGAAAAGTTCGGTTTTAATAAAACCAACCTTAAAACTTTTATAGTAGACAAAATCAAAGGATATCTTCTTGGTGGAATCATAGGTGGAATACTTTTAAGCGGAATACTCATCTTTTTCAGCGCAGCAGGACAGCTTGCATGGCTTTGGTGCTGGATTTTTATTGTAGTTGTAACTCTCGCCATTCAGTATTTAGCTCCGACTCTAATACTCCCTCTGTTCAACAAATTTACTCCGCTTGAAGAAGGCGAACTCAAAGATAAAATTCAAAATTTTGCGACGACTAATGGATTCGAAATTTCGGGCATTTTCATGATCGATGGTTCCAAAAGGTCCACCAAAGCCAATGCCTACTTCACCGGATTCGGCAAAAAGAAGCGCATCGCACTATTTGATACCCTAATCAACGAACTATCTACTGATGAGATAGTCGCAGTTCTTGCTCACGAAATCGGCCATAGCAAGCTTGGACATGTCCGTAAAATGATGATCATGAGTATGATCAACACAGGACTTATTTTCTTATTAATGTCATTTTTCCTTGGCAATAAAGAATTATTTGCAGCATTTGGGATGCAGCACATATCTATTCACGCAGGATTGATATTCTTCGCTCTTCTCTACACACCTGTATCAATTGTGCTTTCTATATTCTCAAGCGCCAGGTCGCGTAAGCATGAGTTTGAAGCCGATAACTTTGCCGCCGCAACTACGAAGAATCCTTATGCATTAATTGGTGCTTTAAAGACTCTTTCGGTCAGCAACTTATCAAACCTCACGCCACACCCGTTTTATGTATGGCTCGAATACAGTCATCCTCCAGTTCTAAAGCGCATTGAGAATTTGAAATCTCAAAAAATATAA
- a CDS encoding L-fuculose-phosphate aldolase: MLLEKERISVVEYGRKMLEARLTTGTGGNLSIFNREKGLMAISASGLNYLDATPADVVVMDLDGNLHDSRTSPSSEAGFHTVLYNQRPDINAVVHTHSVYATTVACLNIELPAVHYLVGFAGKKVPLAPYATFGSPELAKNVADTIENYNAVLLANHGLITVGARIQNAFDAAEELELIARIYIQALSVGKPVIVPDDEMEKVIQKFSTYGQAGGNK, from the coding sequence ATGCTTCTTGAAAAAGAAAGAATCTCTGTCGTAGAATATGGCCGCAAAATGCTTGAAGCCCGGCTAACTACTGGAACAGGCGGCAACCTAAGTATTTTTAATAGAGAAAAGGGGCTAATGGCAATAAGTGCCAGCGGTCTTAACTATCTAGATGCAACCCCAGCTGACGTTGTTGTAATGGACCTCGATGGCAACCTTCATGATTCAAGGACCTCCCCCTCAAGTGAAGCTGGATTTCACACCGTCCTCTACAACCAACGCCCGGATATTAACGCCGTGGTTCACACTCATTCAGTATATGCTACAACTGTAGCTTGTCTGAACATAGAACTTCCAGCTGTTCATTACCTTGTTGGATTTGCAGGCAAGAAGGTTCCTCTCGCGCCATACGCAACCTTCGGTTCACCGGAGCTAGCGAAAAATGTTGCTGATACAATTGAAAATTACAACGCAGTTTTGCTTGCAAATCATGGATTGATTACTGTAGGAGCACGCATACAAAATGCTTTTGATGCTGCGGAAGAACTTGAACTTATAGCAAGAATTTACATCCAAGCTCTTTCAGTAGGAAAGCCGGTGATAGTGCCCGACGACGAAATGGAAAAAGTAATCCAAAAGTTTTCGACGTATGGTCAGGCTGGCGGAAATAAATAG
- a CDS encoding MarC family protein — MQTETLRAIIEIAFPLILIMDPLGNLPTCLSMLKEFSPSRQRKILFRELLFALGIIILFMYLGAGLMKMLNIHQSTLRIAGGVILFIISMKMVFPQPDKLKISAEKDPFIVPIAVPLFAGPSLLAAVMVYGSKGNADATVLSGVMLAWSVCFGIMMIGPTLASFLGKRGLRACERLMGLILILLSVQMLEDGIEFYIRNVLSK; from the coding sequence ATGCAGACTGAAACTTTACGTGCAATAATCGAAATAGCTTTCCCACTGATCCTCATAATGGACCCTCTGGGGAATCTTCCTACATGCCTGTCCATGTTAAAAGAATTTTCGCCTAGCCGTCAGCGGAAAATATTATTCCGCGAACTGCTATTCGCTCTTGGTATAATTATCTTATTTATGTACCTCGGCGCTGGGCTTATGAAAATGCTCAACATCCACCAGTCAACATTACGTATTGCAGGTGGTGTAATCCTTTTCATCATTTCCATGAAAATGGTTTTCCCGCAGCCGGACAAATTGAAAATTTCCGCAGAAAAAGATCCTTTCATTGTCCCTATTGCTGTCCCTCTATTCGCAGGACCTTCGCTTTTAGCCGCAGTAATGGTTTACGGTTCCAAGGGAAACGCTGACGCTACAGTGCTATCAGGAGTGATGCTCGCGTGGTCTGTCTGTTTCGGAATAATGATGATAGGGCCTACGTTAGCCAGTTTCTTAGGCAAACGCGGACTTAGGGCCTGTGAAAGGCTTATGGGGCTAATCCTGATTCTTCTTTCAGTCCAGATGCTTGAGGACGGAATTGAATTTTATATTCGGAATGTGCTCTCTAAATAG
- a CDS encoding response regulator: MARADNDLKKQNSFYSSVLDCSDVGLYRANIDGECVFANDICNKIAGCVSKLQKSDSGSLKGPFCVDPESRRVFMDRLFSEGEVHGFESLVPNVSGEPLHIAEDAKLLLDEYGQPAGIVGAVRDVSSFKNIEKELSLQKEYLTAVMDNSPESVFIEDFDGNFLKVNKVFAKYAGVSDPTLCVGNNVRTYLPPHLASTILEDISNVAATGVDSHFMLPAKDSYGNTINLAVQHSLLKNDMGKPVAIIGYARNMDSLADNSAVSFSSSEVPFSMSSLCHELRTPFVGIIGSFKALTREELPQIAKGYAAKGLQSAERYMSALNTLLHAFSGEDDTENDNGFFNPARAFSKNLDIYTPTIELDGRSIYFITCENLPENMQGNGRGVSRAIFGLLSNAMSLLKGKVLRAGITVKNISGREADFCFWVEDPFGDRDSLDVGSLSEYFRDTVEKIGGKINFGSEVGASFGFELKALIIDEKRIDECITENSIKSILLAEDDMSSQFMLRKKLEKWGYVVRTASTGFEVLNCLKEDDCDLVLMDIQMPEMDGYDAVKSIRKNEAGDKRIPILMMSAYAGDGDFDKLSSLGIDEYISKPIDMVVLKDMIAKYFD; encoded by the coding sequence ATGGCTAGGGCCGATAATGATTTAAAAAAACAGAACAGTTTTTACTCATCAGTTTTGGATTGTTCAGATGTTGGTTTATATCGAGCAAATATTGATGGAGAATGCGTTTTTGCAAATGACATTTGTAATAAGATTGCTGGTTGTGTCTCAAAATTACAAAAAAGCGATAGTGGATCCTTAAAGGGGCCTTTTTGTGTTGACCCTGAATCGCGCAGGGTTTTTATGGATCGTCTTTTTTCAGAGGGTGAAGTTCACGGTTTTGAATCGCTGGTTCCTAATGTAAGCGGAGAACCTTTGCATATTGCAGAAGATGCAAAGTTACTTTTGGATGAATATGGCCAGCCTGCTGGAATTGTTGGTGCTGTCAGAGATGTTTCAAGTTTTAAGAATATCGAAAAAGAACTTTCCCTTCAAAAAGAATATCTAACCGCTGTTATGGATAATTCCCCGGAAAGTGTCTTTATTGAAGATTTCGACGGTAATTTTTTAAAGGTTAATAAGGTCTTCGCTAAATATGCGGGAGTTTCTGATCCCACCCTTTGTGTCGGGAATAATGTTCGTACTTATCTTCCCCCCCATTTGGCCTCAACTATTTTAGAGGATATTTCTAATGTAGCTGCAACCGGAGTTGATAGTCATTTTATGCTACCTGCTAAGGATAGTTATGGAAATACTATTAATTTGGCTGTCCAGCATTCGCTGTTGAAAAATGACATGGGTAAACCTGTTGCAATTATAGGGTATGCCAGAAATATGGATTCTCTCGCTGATAATAGTGCGGTCAGCTTCTCGTCTTCTGAAGTTCCTTTTTCTATGAGCAGTTTATGTCACGAATTGAGGACTCCATTTGTAGGTATTATAGGGAGCTTTAAGGCTTTAACCCGCGAAGAATTACCGCAAATTGCTAAGGGATATGCAGCCAAGGGCTTGCAATCGGCAGAAAGATATATGAGTGCATTGAACACTTTATTACATGCTTTTTCTGGAGAAGATGATACTGAAAATGATAACGGTTTTTTTAATCCGGCTAGAGCTTTTTCAAAAAATTTAGATATTTATACTCCGACCATAGAACTTGACGGGCGGAGTATTTATTTTATTACATGTGAGAACTTACCTGAAAATATGCAGGGAAATGGGCGTGGTGTGTCTCGTGCTATTTTTGGTTTGTTGAGCAATGCTATGAGTCTTCTTAAGGGGAAGGTCCTTCGCGCCGGAATTACTGTCAAAAATATTTCTGGCAGGGAAGCTGATTTCTGTTTCTGGGTTGAAGACCCCTTTGGAGACAGGGACTCTCTCGACGTGGGGAGTCTTTCAGAATATTTTAGAGATACTGTCGAGAAGATAGGTGGCAAAATAAATTTTGGGTCGGAAGTCGGAGCATCATTCGGATTTGAGCTGAAGGCGCTGATTATTGATGAAAAAAGAATCGATGAATGCATTACGGAAAATTCTATTAAAAGTATCTTGCTTGCCGAAGATGATATGAGCAGTCAATTTATGCTGCGCAAAAAGCTCGAAAAATGGGGATATGTTGTACGTACCGCTTCGACAGGATTTGAGGTTCTTAATTGCTTGAAGGAAGATGACTGCGACTTGGTTCTCATGGATATTCAGATGCCTGAAATGGACGGATATGATGCTGTGAAGTCTATTCGTAAAAATGAGGCAGGGGATAAGCGCATTCCTATACTTATGATGAGTGCCTATGCTGGAGATGGAGATTTCGACAAATTGTCCTCTTTAGGGATTGATGAGTATATTTCAAAGCCGATTGATATGGTCGTGTTGAAAGATATGATAGCCAAATATTTTGACTAA
- a CDS encoding chemotaxis protein CheW, which produces MGDGMNSTMNQYLTFTLNKDIYALDISSVREVLELTPITRIPRTPKFMRGVINLRGHAVPVVDMRLKFGMSKTEDTINTCIIIVEVLFDGDSTVMGALADSVREVIELTEDMIEEPPRMGTTIKTDFIRGMGKQGEDFVIILDINKILSVEELAMLRTVNQDSSSEAVPEINPDQGMTLSL; this is translated from the coding sequence ATGGGCGATGGAATGAACAGCACGATGAATCAGTATCTAACATTTACGTTAAACAAAGATATCTATGCTCTGGATATCTCTAGTGTTAGAGAAGTGCTAGAGTTGACGCCTATAACAAGGATTCCCCGGACTCCTAAGTTTATGCGCGGAGTAATTAATCTCCGTGGGCATGCTGTACCGGTTGTCGACATGCGATTGAAATTCGGTATGAGCAAGACAGAAGACACAATTAATACTTGTATTATTATTGTGGAAGTTCTCTTTGATGGAGACAGCACCGTTATGGGCGCATTAGCTGATTCTGTTAGAGAAGTTATTGAGCTCACTGAGGATATGATTGAAGAGCCGCCTAGAATGGGAACTACTATCAAGACAGATTTCATTCGCGGCATGGGTAAGCAGGGTGAAGATTTTGTGATCATCCTTGATATTAATAAAATTCTTTCCGTGGAAGAGTTAGCGATGCTTAGAACCGTAAATCAGGATTCTTCATCTGAAGCAGTTCCTGAGATTAATCCTGATCAGGGAATGACGCTAAGTCTTTAA
- a CDS encoding Hpt domain-containing protein produces MNSDEIFNASAFLYHLGEDRELGIEILKVYLSDAPERVSSLSKGFEENDIDLVVKYSHALKGITATIRAPRLAQIAEATEVAARKGDIEESRSYFLSIESELEKLLAVLKEYLRTGL; encoded by the coding sequence ATGAATTCTGATGAAATATTCAATGCTTCTGCTTTTTTGTATCATCTCGGAGAAGATAGGGAACTTGGTATTGAGATTTTGAAGGTATATCTTTCAGATGCTCCTGAACGTGTGAGCTCTCTTTCAAAGGGTTTTGAAGAGAATGATATTGATCTGGTTGTTAAGTACTCTCATGCTTTGAAAGGTATCACGGCTACCATTCGTGCCCCTCGTCTTGCCCAGATTGCAGAGGCTACTGAGGTGGCTGCACGGAAAGGGGATATTGAAGAGAGCCGTAGTTATTTTTTAAGCATTGAAAGCGAGTTAGAAAAGCTTTTGGCCGTTTTAAAAGAATATTTACGTACAGGTTTATGA
- a CDS encoding glycosyltransferase family protein yields the protein MQKIFLVNCRKPMVDVFKASGHEVYSLSTSEREVDVHCELAKIGFVPDIILQQESLGSRVFLRGLSSVDCIKLFWSVDTHMNMYWHGLYGSMFDGVLTTQKKYVPLLEKVCTAKICWVPWMGGRLGPETGTQEGVIPYSKREHDMTFVGRVSPQRPSRQWFVDFLKSGYDLNMVDGLSVSQMMTLYKQTRIVPNEALFGEVNFRLFEGASCACAVVTPYVGEELGELFEDGKEIAVYKDVLELKDILDRFIRDSKLAASMGLAAYERVLRDHMPANRMATILDFAKGLSAQTIDCAENDFLYYQVQAALGETGQASLLWEDIIGGLRRGPDGIIKDTALLRIFVKGHMDKEFMDVVRSYLNSGDGADDVRFNMSASIGSSRVGNWDLAKHFWYRYQNSVRPNEFENPADEVNLLMLWGRELSRAGINIMPGVAFNEDNDFPACAAHCYFVALRLDSKNIEIYKRLDSLFAGVMGAEYMRLGFLSHLTLHHPEDWRMSADLGLVNLKIFRYDEGVAELKVSKEVAIKGGCERFWIKKIGGFGRLLEIVNY from the coding sequence ATGCAAAAGATATTTTTAGTTAATTGCCGCAAGCCCATGGTCGATGTTTTTAAAGCCTCTGGGCATGAAGTCTATTCACTTTCTACGTCAGAGCGAGAAGTCGATGTACATTGTGAGCTTGCGAAAATCGGGTTTGTTCCTGATATTATTTTGCAGCAGGAGTCTCTGGGTAGCAGAGTTTTTTTACGTGGATTGTCATCGGTTGATTGCATAAAGTTATTTTGGTCGGTTGATACGCATATGAATATGTATTGGCATGGCTTATATGGTTCAATGTTTGATGGCGTGCTTACTACTCAGAAGAAGTATGTTCCTTTATTAGAGAAAGTTTGCACTGCAAAAATTTGCTGGGTTCCGTGGATGGGAGGACGGCTTGGTCCTGAGACTGGAACTCAGGAAGGAGTTATCCCTTACAGTAAGCGCGAACATGATATGACCTTCGTTGGACGTGTGTCACCGCAAAGACCTTCTCGGCAATGGTTTGTGGATTTTTTAAAGAGCGGGTACGACTTGAATATGGTGGACGGGCTCAGTGTTTCGCAGATGATGACCCTTTATAAGCAAACCCGCATTGTGCCGAACGAAGCTTTGTTCGGAGAAGTTAATTTTCGTTTGTTTGAAGGAGCTTCATGTGCATGCGCAGTGGTCACTCCATATGTCGGAGAGGAACTTGGAGAGCTATTTGAAGATGGTAAAGAAATTGCCGTTTACAAAGATGTTCTGGAACTGAAAGATATTCTTGATCGTTTTATCCGTGACTCTAAGCTTGCAGCATCTATGGGGCTTGCTGCGTATGAGCGTGTTTTGCGAGATCATATGCCGGCTAACCGCATGGCAACAATTTTAGATTTCGCAAAAGGTCTTTCAGCGCAAACTATTGATTGTGCTGAAAATGATTTTTTATACTATCAGGTTCAGGCCGCTTTAGGCGAAACAGGACAAGCGTCCCTTTTATGGGAAGATATCATTGGCGGTTTAAGACGTGGCCCTGACGGGATTATCAAAGATACTGCATTACTGAGGATCTTTGTTAAGGGGCATATGGATAAGGAATTTATGGATGTAGTCCGCTCATATTTGAATAGTGGAGATGGTGCTGATGATGTTCGCTTTAACATGTCGGCTTCTATTGGTAGCAGTAGGGTTGGTAATTGGGATTTAGCTAAACACTTTTGGTATCGTTATCAGAATAGTGTGCGGCCCAATGAATTTGAAAATCCCGCAGATGAAGTTAATCTGCTTATGCTTTGGGGGCGAGAGCTTTCAAGGGCGGGGATAAATATAATGCCTGGGGTCGCATTTAATGAGGATAATGATTTTCCTGCGTGTGCAGCTCATTGTTATTTTGTAGCTCTACGGTTAGACTCAAAAAATATAGAAATATATAAGCGTCTGGATTCCTTGTTTGCCGGAGTTATGGGCGCAGAATACATGCGGCTTGGTTTTTTATCTCACTTAACCTTACATCACCCAGAAGATTGGAGAATGAGCGCGGATCTTGGACTCGTTAATTTGAAAATTTTCCGCTACGATGAAGGGGTTGCTGAATTGAAGGTTTCTAAAGAGGTAGCAATTAAAGGTGGTTGCGAGAGATTTTGGATCAAAAAAATAGGCGGGTTCGGAAGGTTATTAGAAATAGTTAATTATTGA
- a CDS encoding DUF502 domain-containing protein encodes MKAFIEFIKSSVMGGFFVLLPICLIAYLVFEGVEMFMAFSDAMTEAIGLDGPLYHALILAAGVLIIVCICFVVGMLIRTRAGGYSVGLLDKLLTKVPMFTLIKRIVDQTSGAGAENFAPVLFSLSAGEMSVFGLFIERSGEDMAVVFVPSSPAPGVGHVVQVPYENMQFLDASLISSMDGLMNWGNGLGKAFATVKDKEKLANGNGLV; translated from the coding sequence ATGAAAGCATTTATTGAATTTATCAAATCTTCCGTGATGGGTGGTTTCTTTGTTTTGCTGCCAATTTGTCTTATTGCTTACCTTGTTTTTGAAGGGGTTGAAATGTTTATGGCCTTTTCGGATGCAATGACTGAAGCCATAGGTCTTGACGGGCCGCTCTATCATGCTCTGATTCTCGCAGCCGGAGTTTTGATTATTGTTTGCATATGCTTTGTAGTTGGCATGCTTATCAGAACCAGAGCTGGCGGATATTCTGTCGGGTTGCTTGATAAGTTGTTAACTAAAGTTCCCATGTTTACGCTTATCAAGAGAATAGTTGATCAGACAAGTGGAGCTGGGGCTGAAAATTTTGCTCCCGTTTTATTTTCTCTTTCAGCTGGAGAGATGTCCGTGTTCGGTCTTTTTATTGAACGTAGCGGAGAGGATATGGCCGTGGTGTTTGTTCCATCTTCACCGGCCCCTGGCGTTGGTCATGTTGTGCAGGTTCCATATGAGAATATGCAGTTTTTAGATGCAAGTCTTATTTCTTCTATGGATGGCCTCATGAACTGGGGCAATGGTCTGGGGAAGGCTTTTGCCACGGTTAAGGATAAAGAAAAGCTAGCGAATGGGAATGGTCTTGTTTAA